One segment of Thermosynechococcus sp. HN-54 DNA contains the following:
- a CDS encoding cyanophycinase codes for MLQLDPISKTTNQHSGHKGLVMAIGGAEDKVRGRQILTTFCQRSGGLDAVIGVIPSASREPDAMGRLYHDIFREIGVREVDVLLVGDRADAEQEEMLARLSRCTGIFMSGGDQLRLSALLDETPLLYQLRHQVWEGKSILGGTSAGAAVMGECMIASGGSNEAPNRSLVDLATGLGILPDIIVDQHFHNRNRLARLISAISGHPDKLGVGIDEDTCAMFEADGTLRVLGRGSVTIVDPRDVSYTNYAHVDVNEPLSIYNLRLHILSDGDCYNLRTHQVQHKCMLPPLN; via the coding sequence ATGTTGCAATTAGACCCCATTTCCAAAACGACCAATCAACATTCTGGTCACAAAGGTTTAGTGATGGCGATCGGGGGAGCGGAAGACAAAGTCCGTGGGCGACAAATTCTTACCACCTTTTGCCAGCGCTCTGGTGGCTTGGATGCCGTCATTGGGGTCATTCCCTCTGCTTCCCGTGAACCCGATGCCATGGGGCGGCTCTACCACGATATTTTCCGCGAAATAGGTGTGCGCGAAGTGGACGTTCTATTGGTGGGCGATCGCGCTGACGCTGAGCAGGAAGAAATGCTCGCTCGCTTGAGTCGCTGTACTGGCATTTTTATGTCTGGGGGTGATCAACTGCGTTTGTCGGCGCTGCTGGATGAAACCCCCCTCCTATACCAATTGCGCCATCAAGTCTGGGAAGGCAAATCAATTCTTGGGGGTACGAGTGCTGGTGCTGCTGTGATGGGAGAGTGCATGATTGCTAGTGGGGGCAGTAATGAAGCCCCAAACCGCTCTTTAGTGGACTTGGCCACAGGCTTAGGCATTTTACCAGACATTATAGTAGATCAGCACTTCCACAATCGCAATCGTTTAGCTCGCCTCATTAGTGCCATTTCCGGTCACCCTGATAAGCTAGGGGTCGGTATTGACGAGGATACTTGCGCCATGTTTGAAGCCGATGGCACCCTGCGGGTTCTTGGTCGTGGCTCTGTCACCATTGTCGATCCGCGGGATGTCAGCTACACGAATTATGCCCATGTGGATGTCAACGAACCCTTGAGTATCTACAACTTGCGCCTGCACATCCTCAGTGATGGTGACTGTTACAATCTCCGCACCCATCAAGTGCAGCATAAATGTATGTTGCCTCCTCTCAATTAA